The following are from one region of the Leptolyngbya sp. CCY15150 genome:
- a CDS encoding EndoU domain-containing protein produces the protein MIQVIVQSFKTLTKMIQRWVRRTLLSSLFIGAIACVLAACLGSAGQAGQAQSATCPTSSQWVTAYSGRQINYPHIFCGELRDGQLSGFHFRPNGQNPSTVGQFSITQSANAQGIYAGQWSYAGSSSTTKFSTMFPDPCLATQVLNSIAYAEAHRVTCPAGAPSWAWCGQNRPTSGSDNSSQFCPARDGTTVIIAGANLSDGRINTGFPLRQ, from the coding sequence ATGATCCAAGTCATCGTTCAAAGCTTTAAGACTCTGACCAAGATGATCCAGCGCTGGGTGCGCCGAACCCTACTATCGTCCCTGTTCATTGGAGCGATCGCTTGTGTCTTGGCTGCTTGTCTGGGCTCTGCCGGTCAGGCTGGTCAGGCTCAAAGCGCCACCTGCCCCACCTCATCGCAGTGGGTGACTGCCTACAGCGGTCGCCAAATCAACTATCCCCACATTTTCTGCGGAGAGCTGCGAGATGGACAGCTCAGCGGCTTCCATTTCCGCCCCAATGGACAAAATCCCAGCACCGTTGGACAATTCTCCATCACCCAATCCGCCAATGCCCAAGGCATTTATGCCGGACAGTGGAGCTACGCAGGCTCATCCTCAACAACCAAATTTTCCACCATGTTTCCCGATCCCTGCCTAGCCACCCAGGTCTTAAACTCCATCGCCTACGCAGAGGCCCATCGCGTCACCTGCCCTGCGGGCGCACCCAGTTGGGCCTGGTGCGGACAAAACCGACCAACCAGTGGCTCAGACAACTCATCTCAATTCTGTCCGGCTAGAGATGGCACAACCGTCATCATCGCCGGAGCCAATCTTTCCGATGGTCGCATCAATACCGGGTTTCCCTTACGACAGTAG
- a CDS encoding AbrB family transcriptional regulator, which yields MGDIPTTPITGKALLQKVKELSHLPRREKARQCGYYTVGKNSQVRVNLADFFEAILAAKGTSLGVDAAKDGRGREPTYRVSVHKNGQLVIGSTYTEKMGLSPGDEFEIKLGYKHIHLIQIDASKQQDEDEEFDDEDEFDDEDE from the coding sequence ATGGGTGATATTCCAACAACTCCGATAACCGGAAAAGCTTTGCTTCAAAAGGTCAAAGAACTCTCGCATCTACCACGTCGTGAAAAAGCTAGGCAATGTGGATATTACACCGTTGGAAAAAATAGTCAGGTTCGGGTCAATCTGGCAGACTTTTTTGAAGCCATTTTGGCTGCGAAGGGAACCTCTCTGGGGGTAGACGCTGCTAAGGATGGGCGTGGACGAGAGCCAACCTATCGGGTGAGTGTCCATAAGAATGGTCAGCTTGTCATTGGTTCAACCTATACCGAAAAAATGGGATTGAGTCCAGGGGATGAGTTTGAAATTAAGCTAGGGTACAAGCACATTCATTTAATTCAGATTGATGCTAGTAAGCAGCAGGATGAGGATGAAGAGTTTGACGACGAAGATGAGTTTGATGACGAAGATGAATAG